A window of the Candidatus Paraluminiphilus aquimaris genome harbors these coding sequences:
- the trkA gene encoding Trk system potassium transporter TrkA, whose protein sequence is MKIIILGAGQVGGTLTEHLADEQNDVTVVDSSDSALRQLQERLDIRTVKGDASKPTTLADAGAQDADMLIAVTDSDEVNMLACAIAYTLYRTPTKICRIREVDYLNEDKKLFQSGAIPVDVSISPERLVTDAIHQLILNPGSLQVLDFAGGKIRLVAVRAVDGGPIVGRELQEIREHMPSVDTRVAAIFRKSQSAIIPEGSTVVEPDDEAFFIAASENIRAVTSELRKLDEPYKRVMIAGGGKIGASLAKRLEQDYQVKVLELNYDRCRQLSEELEESIVLNGSANDSKLLQQENIANTDVFCALTNNGESNIMMSMLAKRLGAKKVITLITNSAYAELVGQEIDIAISPQQITISSLLTHVRKGDISAVHSLRRGAAEALEMTAHGDPKTSKVVGRRLDELDLPPGATVGAILRGDQVIIAHRHVVVEEDDHVILFLTDPSKISLVEKLFVVGGSFI, encoded by the coding sequence GTGAAGATCATTATTTTGGGAGCTGGGCAAGTTGGCGGCACGCTCACCGAACACCTCGCCGACGAACAGAACGATGTCACGGTGGTGGATAGCTCGGACTCCGCACTTCGGCAGTTGCAAGAGCGCCTGGATATCAGGACCGTCAAAGGTGACGCCTCTAAACCAACCACGTTAGCGGACGCCGGTGCACAAGATGCGGATATGCTCATCGCCGTCACCGACAGCGACGAAGTCAATATGCTCGCCTGCGCCATTGCTTACACGCTCTACCGCACGCCAACAAAAATCTGCAGAATTCGCGAAGTCGACTATCTCAATGAAGATAAAAAATTATTCCAGTCAGGCGCCATTCCCGTCGATGTGTCGATCAGTCCTGAGCGGCTGGTTACCGACGCTATCCACCAGTTGATCTTAAATCCCGGATCGCTTCAGGTATTGGATTTCGCCGGCGGAAAGATACGCCTCGTTGCCGTGAGGGCTGTTGACGGGGGGCCGATCGTAGGGCGTGAACTCCAAGAAATCCGCGAGCACATGCCAAGTGTAGACACGCGCGTAGCCGCGATCTTCCGCAAATCTCAAAGCGCTATTATTCCCGAGGGCTCAACCGTTGTAGAACCCGATGATGAAGCCTTTTTTATCGCGGCGAGTGAAAACATAAGGGCTGTCACCTCTGAACTGAGAAAGCTCGACGAACCCTACAAACGGGTGATGATAGCGGGAGGCGGGAAAATTGGGGCGTCGCTGGCGAAGCGACTCGAGCAGGACTATCAAGTCAAAGTACTCGAACTCAACTACGATCGCTGTCGCCAACTCTCGGAAGAGTTAGAGGAGAGCATTGTGCTCAACGGCAGCGCAAATGACTCTAAGCTTCTGCAACAAGAAAACATCGCGAATACTGATGTGTTCTGTGCGCTCACCAACAATGGTGAGTCCAACATCATGATGTCTATGCTTGCCAAACGCTTAGGCGCTAAAAAAGTGATTACACTCATCACTAACTCAGCCTACGCGGAGCTTGTAGGCCAAGAAATCGACATCGCCATATCGCCACAACAGATCACGATCAGCAGCTTGTTAACCCATGTCCGAAAAGGCGATATCAGCGCCGTGCACTCGCTGCGAAGAGGGGCTGCCGAAGCGCTCGAAATGACGGCACATGGCGACCCCAAAACATCAAAGGTTGTGGGAAGACGACTCGACGAGCTCGATTTGCCCCCGGGTGCAACGGTGGGTGCCATACTTCGCGGTGACCAAGTCATCATTGCGCATCGGCATGTCGTTGTTGAAGAGGATGATCACGTTATTTTGTTCCTAACGGACCCCTCGAAAATAAGCTTGGTTGAAAAGCTGTTTGTGGTCGGCGGTAGCTTCATCTAA
- the rsmB gene encoding 16S rRNA (cytosine(967)-C(5))-methyltransferase RsmB — MSLRLSAALLLDKVQQGGSLNTLYDEAQHDVDDSQRAFFKELVYGSLRLWPLYKGITRQLLEKPLKPKDSALEALLIVALYELDECTTPAYASVSAAVEVCHELNRAWAAKLLNACLRRYQRDCEALRAQLGDSERAALPGWLFKLLKKHYPHPLEAIAEAGRHKPPLTLRVNAQKTALADYLARLEAEGITATTAGDFGVTLQSALPVSQIPLFFDGFASVQDQSAQIAGTVAAVTKGLRVLDVCSAPGSKACHLAELGAQVTAMDVSPSRLQSVEDNAQRLGLSIKTVVGDGRDLTAPAVGDNFDLVLLDVPCSATGVMRRNPDVKLIRLKTDIPQFAALQAELLQSAWQKVRPGGKLLYITCSLMPAENEDVVSDFVEITNNAQVIPLSETIGIEKKVGRQTLPSASGGDGLYYCMLEKAV, encoded by the coding sequence ATGAGCCTCCGATTATCAGCCGCACTCCTTCTCGACAAAGTTCAGCAGGGCGGTTCATTAAACACGCTCTACGATGAGGCTCAACATGACGTAGACGACTCGCAACGCGCGTTTTTTAAAGAGCTCGTCTATGGCTCCTTACGACTTTGGCCACTTTACAAAGGCATTACGCGACAGCTACTGGAAAAGCCGCTAAAGCCCAAAGACAGCGCGCTCGAAGCGCTGCTCATTGTTGCGCTTTATGAACTCGATGAATGCACAACACCAGCCTATGCCTCTGTCTCGGCCGCGGTAGAGGTTTGTCATGAGCTCAATCGGGCTTGGGCGGCTAAACTGTTAAATGCCTGCCTTCGCAGGTATCAAAGAGACTGCGAGGCGCTTCGAGCGCAGCTGGGAGACAGTGAACGCGCCGCGCTTCCCGGATGGCTTTTTAAACTCCTAAAAAAGCACTATCCCCACCCACTAGAGGCGATTGCTGAAGCAGGTCGACACAAACCGCCCTTAACCTTGCGAGTCAACGCGCAAAAAACAGCCCTAGCTGACTATTTAGCCCGCCTTGAAGCGGAAGGCATTACTGCAACAACAGCTGGGGACTTCGGTGTCACACTGCAATCGGCCCTACCGGTGTCACAAATACCGCTGTTTTTTGATGGCTTTGCCAGTGTTCAAGACCAATCAGCGCAAATCGCAGGCACGGTGGCTGCAGTAACCAAAGGACTTCGCGTCCTTGACGTCTGCTCTGCACCCGGCAGCAAAGCCTGCCACCTTGCAGAGCTGGGTGCGCAAGTCACAGCAATGGACGTGTCGCCATCGCGGCTACAAAGTGTCGAAGACAACGCCCAGCGACTGGGTCTCTCAATCAAGACGGTGGTGGGCGATGGACGTGATCTGACAGCGCCGGCAGTTGGTGATAATTTTGATTTGGTCTTACTCGACGTGCCGTGTTCTGCAACTGGCGTAATGCGTCGCAACCCCGACGTAAAGCTGATTCGTCTCAAAACCGATATACCGCAGTTTGCGGCGCTGCAAGCTGAACTGCTTCAGTCCGCGTGGCAGAAAGTACGCCCGGGTGGGAAATTACTCTACATCACCTGTTCACTGATGCCCGCCGAGAACGAGGACGTTGTCAGCGACTTCGTTGAGATAACAAATAATGCGCAGGTCATACCTCTGTCTGAGACCATCGGCATTGAAAAGAAAGTGGGTCGACAGACGTTACCGTCTGCGTCCGGCGGAGACGGGCTCTACTACTGCATGCTGGAAAAAGCGGTCTAA